CCGTGTTCGGCGAGCACCTCGGTGCCGGCGCCGACGGACTCCACCCAGGGGGCGCGGATGAAGACGCCCTCCACGGGGGCGCCGGCCACGCCCTTGACGTCGACGGCCGCCTCGAAGGACTCGTTCTGCCTGCCGAAGGCGTTGCGGCGCACGATCATGTCGATGCCGCCGATCGTCTCCTGCCCGGAACGGGGGTCGAGGATCTTGTCGGCCAGCATGATCATTCCGGCGCAGGTGCCGTAGACGGGCATGCCGTCGCGCACGCGCGCGCGGAGGGGGTCCATCAGCCCGAAGAGGACGGCGAGTTTGGAGATGGTGGTGGACTCGCCGCCGGGGAGGACGAGGCCGTCCACCTCGGCGAGTTCGTCGGGGCGCCGCACCGGCCTGGCCACGGCGTCGGCCACGGCCAGGGCGGTGAGGTGCTCCCGTACGTCGCCCTGGAGGGCCAGGACGCCGATGACGGGGGTGTCGTTCATGTGCTCCGGTGCCTTACCAGCCGCGGTTGGCGTAGCGCTCGGTCTCGGGGAGGGTGTCGCAGTTGATGCCGACCATGGCCTCGCCGAGGTCGCGGGACGCGTCCGCGATGATCTTCGGGTCGTCGTAGAAGGTGGTCGCCTTGACGATGGCGGCGGCGCGCTTGGCCGGGTCGCCGGACTTGAAGATGCCGGAGCCGACGAAGACGCCCTCGGCGCCGAGCTGGCGCATCAGGGCGGCGTCGGCGGGGGTGGCCACGCCGCCGGCGGAGAACAGCACCACCGGGAGCTTGCCCAGCTCGGCGACCTCCTTGACCAGCTCGTAGGGGGCGCGCAGCTCCTTGGCGGCGGCGTACAGCTCGTTGTTGTCGCAGCCGCGGAGCTTGGCGATCTCGCCCTTGATCCGGCGCAGGTGGCGGACCGCCTCGACGACGTTGCCGGTGCCGGCCTCGCCCTTGGAGCGGATCATGGCCGCGCCCTCGGCGATGCGGCGCAGGGCCTCGCCGAGGTTGGTGGCGCCGCACACGAAGGGGGTGGTGAAGGCCCACTTGTCGGAGTGGTTGACCTCGTCGGCGGGGGTGAGGACCTCGGACTCGTCGATGTAGTCGACGCCGAGGGACTGCAGGACCTGGGCCTCGACGAAGTGGCCGATGCGGGACTTGGCCATCACGGGGATGGAGACGGCGCCGATGATGCCCTCGATCATGTCCGGGTCGGACATGCGGGCGACGCCGCCGTCCTTGCGGATGTCGGCGGGGACGCGTTCGAGGGCCATGACGGCGACGGCGCCGGCGTCCTCGGCGATCTTCGCCTGCTCGGGGGTGACGACGTCCATGATCACGCCGCCCTTGAGCTGTTCGGCCATGCCGCGCTTGACGCGGGCGGTGCCGGTTTCGGGGGTGGGGGTGGGGGGCGTGACGGACATGGGGTGACCTCGCTCGGGGGAAGGGGCGTTCGTTCGGCTTTCTGCCGGTTCGAGGTAACGGCAGGGGGGAGGGGTGCGGCAAGGGCCAATGGGTGGGCGGTGGATTTTTTTCGCCCCCGCCGCCCCTGCCCTTCCCGTCCCCGGGGGCAAGCCCCCGGACCCCCGAAAGATGCGCAGTTCCCCGCGCCCCTTACGGGGCGCTTCTCTACCTGTCCGTCAGGGCCGACGGGGCCTCGTCGTCCATTTCGAAGGCCATCGGGAACGGGGCGTGGCCGGCCAGGTGGAACCAGCGGACCTTGCGGTGGAGGCGGAGGGCGCGGGCCGCGCGTACGGCGTCGTTGTGGAAGCGGCGGGCCATCGGCACCCTGCGGACCGCCTCCGTGAGCTCCCGGGCGGCGTCCTGGCCGCCCGGGGCCCGGCGGACCTCCTCGACCTGCTGGGCCTCGGCGAAGACGGCCCGCAGCGCCTGGCTCAGCTCGCTCTCGGCGACCTCGCGCTGCTCCTCCTCGGCCTGCCGGGCGGCGTGGGCCGCCTCGTACAGGACGATGGAGGCGGCCGGGTCCAATACGCCCGAAGTGGCCAGTTCCTGGGCGACCGAGGCGCGGCGCAGCAGGGTCGCGTCCAGGGCGGCGCGGGCCGCGTCGATCCGGGCGTGCAGCCGGTCAAGGCGCCCGGCGGTCCAGCTCAGGTACAGGCCGATCGCGACGAGGGCGACGAGGATCCAGATCAGCGTTGCGGTCACGGGCGGCAAGGCTACCGGCACGCTCTGCGGGCATGGCCCGGGCGGCGGTCAGTCCCGGGCCAGCCCCAGGCGGGCCCGCAGGCCCGGGGAGCGGTCGTCGTCGGCCGCGGCCACCGCCGCCGCGCCGGCCGTCACCGTCTCGTAGACCGAGAGGATGTCCGCGCCCACCGTGGACCAGTCGAAGCGCCGCACGTGGGCGCTCCCCCGCTCCCGCAGTTCGGCCCGGCGCGCGGCGTCGCCGAGCAGCCGTGTCGCGGAGTCGGCGAGGGCGTCGGCGTCCTCGTTGGCGAAGAGTTCGCCCGCCGAGCCGTGGTCGAGCACCTGGGCGAAGGCGTCGAGGTCGGAGGCGAGCACCGGGGCGCCCGCCGACATGGCCTCGACCAGGATGATGCCGAAGCTCTCGCCGCCGGTGTTGGGCGCCACGTACACGTCGACGCTGCGCAGGAAGCGTGCCTTGTCCTCGTCGCTGATCATGCCGAGGAACTCGACGCGGTCGCGCAGCTCCTTCGGCAGGCCCGCGACGGCCTCCTTCTCGTCGCCGCGCCCGGCGACCAGGAGCCGGGCCTCCGGGTGGGCGGCGAGGATCTTCGGCAGCGCCTTCATGAGGACGGGCAGGCCCTTGCGGGGCTCGTCGATGCGGCCCATGAAGCCGAGCGTGCCGCCCTGCCACTCGGGCTTCGGCTCGGCCCGGGCGAAGAAGTCGACGTCGACGCCGTTGGGGATGACCACCGCGTCCCCGCCCAGGTGTTCGACGAGGGTGCGGCGGGCGTACTCGCTCACCGCGATCCGCGCGCTTATCTTCTCCAGCGCCGCCTGGAGGATGGCGTACGCGGCGATCATCGCCCGGGAGCGCGGGTTGGAGGTGTGGAAGGTGGCGACGATGGGACCCTGCGCCGCCCAGCAGGCCAGCAGCCCGAGCGAGGGCGAGGTCGGCTCGTGGATGTGGATGACGTCGAACGCGCCGTCGTGCAGCCAGCGCCGGACCCGGGCCGCGGACAGGAAGCCGAAGTTGAGGCGGGCCACCGAGCCGTTGTACGGCACCGGGACCGCGCGGCCGGCCGAGACGACGTACGGCGGCAGCGGGGTGTCGTCGTCCGCGGGGGCGAGGACGGAGACCTCGTGGCCCTGGCGGAGGAAGTAGTCGGCCAGGTCGCGGATGTGGAACTGGACGCCGCCCGGCACGTCCCAGGAGTACGGGCAGACGATGCCGATCCTCACGACGGCTCCCCGCCGGCCGGGGCGGTGCGGTCCTGGCCGGGCAGGGCGGTGCCGCCCTCGTCCGGCTGCTCCCGCTGTCCCTGCTGGTCCTGTGCGCGGCGCGGTTCCAGGTCGGCGAGCCACAGTCGCTGCAGCATGTGCCAGTCCTCCGGATGGTCGGCGATCCCCGAGGCGAAGGCATCGGCCAGCGCCTGTGTCATGACAGACGTCTTCTCGGCGCGCGTACCTGACGCGGGTACCTCGATCGGGGGATGCACCCTGCCCTGCATGACGGGTGAGTCGTCGTACCAGAGGGTGACCGGGAGCAGCAGGGCGCCGGTCTGCTGGGCGAGCAGGGCGGGGCCGGCCGGCATGCGGGCGGTCTCGCCGAAGAAGTCCACGGCCACGCCGGAGGCCGACAGATCGCGGTCGGCGACCAGGCAGACCAGGCCGCCCGCCCGCAGCCGCCGGGCCAGGGCGCCGAAGGCGGAGCCGCCGCTGTGCGGGAGCACCTCCATGCCCAGGCCCTCGCGGTAGGCGACGAAGCGGTCGTAGAGCGTCTCGGGCTTGAGGCGTTCGGCGACGGTGGTGAAGGGCGTCTGCAGTTCGGTGGTGACCCAGGCGCCGGCGAGGTCCCAGTTGGCCAGGTGCGGCAGGGCGAGGATGACGCCGTTGCCCGCGGCGAGCCCGTCGGTGAGGTGGTGCACGTCCTTGGGGGCGAATCCGCCGCGCACCCGCTCGGCGCTCCAGGCGGGCAGCCGGAAGGACTCCATCCAGTAGCGCAGGTAGGAGCGCATCCCGGCGCGGGAGAGCGCGGCGAGCCGCTCGGGGCCCGCGTCGGGCACCACGCGCGCGTAGTTGGCCTCCAGGCGGAGCACGCCCTTGCCGCGCCGCTTCCAGGCGAGGTCGGCGACGGTCCGGCCGAGGCGGACGGCGACCGGCTCGGGGAGCTTCTTGACCGTGCTCCAGCCGAGCCCGTAGAGCGCGTCCGTCAGCCGCTCACGGGCACCGCTCACTGCCGGGCCCCGCTGCCGTGTCCGGCGGCGCTCTCCCCGGCCCCGGCGGCCGCCGCGGCCTCGGCCTCGGCGGACTCGCGGCGGACCGTGACGACGCGCTGGATCAGCGTGACGAGGCTGCCCACGGCGACGATCCACAGGGCGACGGGCAGCAGGTACTGGATGCCCGGGACCCCGAACTTGTGCAGGCCCGCGAAGCCGGCGGCGACCAGCGAGATCACCAGTCGCTCGGCGCGCTCCACCAGGCCGTTGACGGCCACCGGCAGTCCGATCGACTCGCCGCGCGCCTTGGTGTACGACACCACCTGGCCGCTGGCCAGACAGAAGATCGCCACCGCGCACAGCAGGTTGTCGTCGCCGCGGCCCGCGTACCACAGGGCGAACCCGCCGAAGATCGCGCCGTCGGCCACCCGGTCGAGGGTGGAGTCCAGGAAGGCGCCCCAGCGGCTGGAGCGGCCGAGCTGGCGGGCCATGTTGCCGTCGACGAGGTCCGAGAAGACGAACAGGGTGATGACGACCGTGCCCCAGAAGAACTCGCCCCAGGGGTAGAAGACCAGCGCTCCCGCGACCACACCGGCGGTGCCCAGGAGCGTGACCGTGTCGGGACTGACCCCGCGGCGGATGAGGAACGAGGCGAACGGTGTGAGAACACGCGTGAAGAATGCACGCGCGTACTTGTTCAGCATGGCCTTCCCGACGGTCGGTGTGGCCGCGGCCCCTGCTGGCCGCCGGCTGGCCCATCGTAGCCACGCGCGCGCGTGGCTGACGGCCGGGCACCCGCAGCCCGGGGTCACGGCCTGGCGGCGCCCCGGTCACGGCGGGGTCGCGGGCGGGGGGAGCCGCCTTCGGGGCGGCGTCGCGGGGGCCGACGGTGTCCCTCGTATGGACGCACAGTGACACCAGTGCCAAGCTCGAAGGACCGCGGGCGTCGCCGGAGCCGCCAGTGCACGCGGTACCGCGTGTCCGCGCCCACAGTGACCTCACCGTGTACGGGAGGCAGGACCATGGGCGACAAGACGCACACCCACCCCGGGGCCGCCGGCAGGGCGCCGGCGGCCGACCACCCCACGTCCGTGCGGAATGTGGTGCTGGTCGGCCACAGCGGATCGGGCAAGACGACGCTGGTGGAGGCGCTCGCGCTGACGGCGGGGGCGGTGAACCGGGCGGGCCGCGTGGAGGACGGCGGCACCGTCTCCGACTACGACGACATCGAGCACCGCCAGCAGCGCTCCGTACAGCTCTCCCTCGTCCCCGTCGAATGGGACGGCATCAAGGTCAACCTGCTGGACACCCCCGGATACGCCGACTTCGTCGGGGAGCTCAGGGCCGGTCTGCGCGCCGCGGATGCGGCCCTCTTCGTCGTCTCCGCCGCCGACGGCGTGGACGGCTCGACCCGGATGGTGTGGGAGGAGTGCGCGGCGGTCGGCATGCCGCGCGCGCTCGTCATCACGCACCTGGAGGCGGCGCGCGCCGACTTCGAGGAGACGACCCGGGTCTGCGCCGAGGCCTTCGGCGCCGACGACCCCGACGCCGTACTCCCCCTGTACCTGCCGCTGCACGGCGCGCAGGGGCCCGACGGGCACGCGCCCGTCACCGGACTGATCGGGCTCCTCACCCAGCGCCTGTTCGACTACGCCTCCGGGGAGCGCACGGAGTCCGAGCCGGGCCCCGAGCAGCTGCCGCTGATCGAGGAGGCCCGCAACCGGCTGATCGAGGGGATCATCGCCGAGAGCGAGGACGAGACGCTCATGGACCGCTATCTCGGCGGTGAGCGGATCGACGTCAAGACGCTGATCGGGGACCTGGAACGGGCCGTGGCCCGGGGCTCCTTCTTCCCCGTGCTGGCCGCCGCGCCCGCCGCCGACGGGGCGCGGCAGGGGCTCGGCACCGTGGAACTGCTCGAACTGATCACCGGCGGTTTCCCGACCCCGCCCGAGCGCGTGGCGCCCACGGTCACCACCCCGGAGGGGCGGGAGCGGGCGCTGAAGACCTGCGATCCGGACGGGCCGCTGGTCGCGGAGGTCGTCAAGACCGCCTCCGATCCGTATGTGGGGCGCGTCTCGCTCGTACGGGTGTTCTCCGGGACGCTACGACCCGACGAGACCGTCCACGTGTCCGGGCACGGGCTGACCGACCGAGGGCACGAGGATCACGACGTCGACGAGCGGATCGGCGCGCTGTCCACGCCGTTCGGCAAGCAGCAGCGCCCGGTCACCCACTGCGTCGCCGGGGACCTCGCGTGCGTGGCGAAGCTGAATCGGGCGGAGACCGGCGACACCCTGTCCGCCAAGGACGACCCGCTGCTCATGGAGGCCTGGCGGATGCCGGACCCGCTGCTGCCGGTGGCCATCCAGGCGCACAGCAAGGCCGACGAGGACAAGCTCTCCCAAGGGCTGGCCCGGCTGGTCGCCGAGGACCCCACGATGCGGCTCGAACAGAACCAGCACACCCATCAGGTCGTGCTCTGGTGCCTCGGCGAGGCGCACGCGGACGTGGCCCTGGAGCGGCTGCGCAGCCGGTACGGCGTGCAGGTCGACACCGTGCCGCACCGGGTCTCCCTGCGGGAGACGTTCGCGGAGCGGTCGGCCGGACGCGGCCGGCACGTCAAGCAGTCCGGCGGGCACGGCCAGTTCGCGATCTGCGAGATCGAGGTCGAGCCGCTGCCCGGCGGCTCCGGCATCGAGTTCGTCGACAAGGTCGTCGGCGGCGCGGTGCCCCGGCAGTTCATCCCGTCGGTCGAGAAAGGGGTGCGCGCGCAGGCCGCCCGGGGTGTCGTCGCGGGGTATCCGCTGGTCGACGTGCGGGTGACCCTGCTCGACGGCAAGGCCCACTCGGTGGACTCCTCCGACGCCGCGTTCCAGACCGCGGGTGCGCTGGCGCTGCGCGAGGCGGCGGCCGGGGCGCGGATCCATCTGCTCGAGCCGGTGGCGGAGGTGTCGGTGCTCGTCGGCGACGACTTCGTGGGCGCGGTGATGAGCGATCTGTCCGGGCGGCGGGGGCGGGTGCTGGGCACCGAGCAGATGGCGGGCGGGGGGCGCGGGGGCGGGCGCACGGTGGTGCGGGCGGAGGTGCCGGAGATCGAGATCGGGCGGTACGCCGTCGATCTGCGGTCCCTGTCGCACGGCACCGCCCGCTTCGACCGGGTGTACGCGCGGCACGAGCCGATGCCGGCGCAGGTGGCGGAGCGGTTGCGGGCGGAGGAGAGGGAGGCCTCCTGAGGAGGGTCACGGTCGGACTTTTCCCCGCACGATGTCGGTACGGGCCGTTACGCTGATCACGTGATCGCTTGATGGCGTGATCGGGACGCACGGCCCGTTCAACAGGTGTGCGGAGCAAGGAAGTCGGGAAAAGCCGCAAGCAGCGGGGTACGGCGGCGAGTGGGGGCGGCAGTGGCGGACGACGGATTCGATTTCAGCCCGGGGGCGCAGGTGCCGCTCGCGGGTGCCGCGGGCCAGACGGCGGCGACGTACGCGCTGGCGTCCGCGGCGTACCGCGACGACGAGGTCACCAAGATCCTCGAAGCCGACAACGAGTGGCACAAGTCCAAGGTCTCGGACCCGCGCATCAAGATGCTGCGGCCCAGGCTCGGCGAGGCGTACTCCCGGGCCGTGATCGACCGCATGCTCGGCGCCGGCCGCGCCCCGCTCATCCAGTCCTTCGGCACCGAGCCCCAGGTCGTCGTCGAGCACTGTCTGGCCGCCCACCGGATACGCCGTGAGCGCGACAACTGGCTCACCGCCGTGACGGTGCTGTGCGGGCTGCTCTTCCTGCCCGGGTTCCTCGTCTGGCTGCTCATCTTCATCCTGCGGACCAACGTCGCCAAGACCACGGACAAGCGGGCCTCCGCGCTCGGCACGGGCGTGCTGATCGCCTTCGGCGCGCTCGCCGTGCTGCTGCTGATCAAGATGCCGCTCGCCGGCTTCTGGGGCTGGTACGCGCGTGCGTCGGTCGTCATGCCGGTCGTCGGCTGGGTGTGGGCCAAGCGCATCTGCGAGCGGACGGCGCGGGATCTGCGGGAGCGGTGGGACAGCCTGCTGGCCGGTGGCGGCCTCGGGGCGAAGATCCCCGAGGCGGTTCCCGGCAGCCCCGGGGAGTCCGCGGCGGAGCAGCTGCGCAAGGAACTGGTCCGGCTCAGCGCCGAGCAGCGGTCCAACTCCGTCTTCTACGCCGGGCCCAAGGGCATCCTCGGCATGGGGACGCGGTGGGGCAGCTGGCAGCTCGCGGAGGACCTCGTGCCGCGCGAGGCGGGCAAGGAGATCAACCCGTTCCGCAGCTGGGACGTCGTGCGCGCGATCCACGACCAGCTCAAGCTGCTGGAGCGGGGGCCGCTGAACACGGGCGGGTTCCCGGCGCCCTCGGTGAAACACTGGATCGTCACGCCGGTCGGGGAGAACGCGGGGGCGGTGTCCCGGCCCAGCGGTACGGACGTGGACGCGTACCAGGTCAAGTCGCACGCGATACAGGAGATCTGCAACAAGCAGCAGTTCGGGGCGGGTGACCGGCACTACCTCGGGGTGCAGTGGACGCTGTGGGACGGACAGCTGGTGCTCACCATGATGATCACGGTGACCGTGCTGCACGAGACGCTGCGGATCGAGGTGACCGGCCATGCGCTGGGGCCGGTGCACTCGCTGTTCACCAGCAAGCCGGCGGCCAAGACGAAGACCGTGCAGAAGTCCGTACGGTTCTGGGAGACGCGGTCGGTGAAACTGCCGCTGGTCGACACGGACGAGGTGGTGCGGCTGGCGGCGCGGGCACCGCTGACGTGGTACCCGCCGCTGCTGAACTGGCTCGGCGGCACGCTGACGCTGCCCGAGCCGTTCGGGCTGCGGCACTCGTGGGCGGACCAGCCGTGGCGGCACCGGTTCATGGCCGACGACGCGTTGCGGGCGGCTACGCCGGTGCTGCGGGTGGTGCATGCGGCGGCGCTGAAGGTGCTGGCGGAGAACGGGGTGGATACGGAGCGGTTCGGGGCGCGGTCGTCCGCGTTGAGTGGACAGGTGCAGGATGTGACGCCCAAGAAGGCGGACGTCTACGACGCGTAGTGCCTCCGGCGGTTGGCGCGGCTACTGCGGGCCGGGGGCGCAGGGTGCCTGCGGCGGCTGCCGGTGCGTGGTCGCGGTGCGTCGGCGGGTGCGGGGGTGCTGCCGGTGCCGGGTCGCGGTGCGTCGCCGGGTGCGGGGGTGCTGCCGGTGCCGGGTCGCGGTGCGTCGCCGGGTGCGGGGGTGCTGCCGGTGCCGGGTCGCGGTGCGTCGCCGGGTGCGGGGGTGCTGCCGGTGCCGGGTCGCGGTGCGTCGCCGGGTGCGGGTGCGTTCGCGCCTGCGGTGCGCTTTCACGCGGCGCCGCGTCGGAGGTGTCCGTCCTCGGTCTGGCGCGGAATCGGTTGGCGGGGAGGGAGCCGGTGGGGACGCGCCATCCGCTGCGGGCGGACACCCCCGCCCCGGCCCCTTCCGTGCGTGTGCGGCCGCGCGTGCGTCGCGGCCGCGTTCCTACGCCGTCGGCCAGGCGTCCGCCAGCATCTTGCGGGTGTCCGCCAGGAGCTGCGGCAGTACCCGGGTGTGGCCGACCACCGGCATGAAGTTCGTGTCGCCGCCCCAGCGGGGGACGATGTGCTGGTGCAGGTGGGCGGCGATGCCCGCGCCGGCGACGGCGCCCTGGTTCATGCCGATGTTGAAGCCCTGGGCCCCGGAGGCCGTGCGCAGGGCCGTCATGGCCTGCTTGGTCAGCTCGCCCAGTTCGGCGGTCTCGGCGGGAGTGAGGTCGGTGTAGTCGGCCACGTGGCGGTACGGGACCGTCATCAGATGGCCGCCGTTGTACGGGTACAGGTTCAGCACCGCGTAGACCTGCTCGCCGCGCCTGATGACGAGCCCGTCCTCGTCGGACTTGGCCGGGATCGAGCAGAAGGGACAGCCGTCGCCCGATCCGGGACCGGTCGGCTTGTTCTCGCCCTGGATGTAGGCCATCCGGTGGGGTGTCCACAGTCGCTGGAAGGCGTCCTGGGTGCCCACTCCGATCTGCTGCTCCGGCTCACTCGTCATACTGTGCAGCATATGGCGTCGCCCGTCGGGGGCGTGTCGCCGGGGCGCCGGGAAGGCGGTCCCGGGCGAAGCTGGGCATGTGCGGGATGACAGTCGTACGGACAGGTGGGAGCGGCGCAGCGAGGTGCCGCTCGGTGTCGCGTCGCTGTTGTACCTCGGGGCGTATGCCGTGCATGTGCTCGGGCCGGGGCTGCCGGTGGTCGTGCATGTGGTGTGTCTGACGGTCACCTGTGCGACGTGGGCCCTGTTCGTCGTCGACTATCTGGTGCGCTGGGGGCTGGGCGGCTGGGGTGCGCGGTTCGTGCGGCGGCGCTGGGTGGACACGGTGGTCGTGGTGCTGCCCCTGCTGCGGCCCTTGCGGGTGGTGCGGTTCTACGAGGCCGTGCAGCGGCGGCACGGGCGGCCGCGGCTCTCGTTGCACGCGCGGGTGATGCTGTACGCCGGGCTGTCGGCGGGGCTGCTGGGGTTCGCGGCGTCGCTGGCCGTCTACCACCACGAGCGGACGGCTCCGCACGCCACGATCCGGACGTTCGGGGACTCGGTGTGGTGGGCCTGTTCGACGCTGGCCACGGTGGGGTACGGCGATGTGGCGCCGGTGACGGTGGTGGGGCGGCTGATCGCCGTGGGGCTGATGGGATGCGGGCTCGCGCTGCTGGGCGCGGTGACCGGTTCCTTCTCCTCGTGGCTCGTGCAGACGTTCGCCCGGGGGGAGCCGCCGGAGAGCTGAGCTCTCCGGGGGCTCTTCGCGTCAGACCTGTACGCGGTCCTCGACCGTCTTGGCGATCTTGGCGATCGCCTCGTCGAACGGGATGCCGTTCTCCTGCGACCCGTCGCGGTAGCGGAAGGAGACCGTGCCGGCATTCATGTCGTCGTCGCCGACGATCACCATGAACGGCACCTTCTGCTTCTGGGCGTTGCGGATCTTCTTCTGCATGCGGTCCGAGGAGGAGTCGACCTCGACGCGCAGGCCCTTCTTCTTCGCGGCCGCGGCGAACCTGTGCAGGTAGTCCACGTGTCCGTCGCCGATCGGGATGCCGATCGCCTGCACCGGCGCCAGCCACGCCGGGAACGCGCCCGCGTAGTGCTCCAGGAGGACGGCGAAGAAGCGTTCGATGGAGCCGAAGAGCGCGCGGTGGATCATGACCGGGCGCTGCTTGGTGCCGTCGGCGGACGTGTACTCCAGGTCGAACCGCTCGGGCAGATTGAAGTCGAGCTGGACCGTCGACATCTGCCAGGTGCGGCCGATCGCGTCCTTGGCCTGGACGGAGATCTTGGGGCCGTAGAAGGCGGCGCCGCCCGGGTCCGGGACCAGCGGGAGGCCCTGCTTCTCGGCGACCTGGCGCAGCGTCTCGGTGGCCTCTTCCCACGCCTCGTCGGAGCCGACGAACTTCTCCGGGTCCTTGGTGGACAGCTCCAGGTAGAAGTCGGTCAGGCCGTAGTCGCGCAGCAGGTTCAGGACGAAGGTGAGCGTCTTGTCGAGCTCCTCGGCCATCTGCTCGCGGGTGCAGTAGATGTGCGCGTCGTCCTGCGTGAAGCCGCGGGCCCGGGTCAGGCCGTGCACGACGCCCGACTTCTCGTAGCGGTAGACCGTGCCGAACTCGAACAGCCGCAGGGGCAGTTCGCGGTAGGAGCGGCCGCGCGCGTCGAAGATCAGGTTGTGCATCGGGCAGTTCATGGGCTTGAGGTAGTAGTCCACGCCCTCGTCGAGCTGCATGGGCGGGTACATGCCGTCGGCGTACCAGTCCAGGTGGCCCGAGGTCTCGAAGAGCTTCCCCTTCGTCGCGTGCGGCGTGTAGACGAACTCGTAGCCCTCCTCCTCGTGGCGGCGGCGCGAGTAGTCCTCCATCACGCGGCGGACGATGCCGCCCTTGGGGTGGAAGACGGCGAGGCCGGAGCCGATCTGCTCGGGGATGGAGAAGAGGTCGAGCTCGTTGCCCAGCTTGCGGTGGTCGCGCTTCTCGGCCTCGGCGAGGAACTCCAGGTGCGCCTTGAGTTCGTCCTTGGACGGCCAGGCGGTGCCGTAGATGCGCTGGAGCATCGGGTTCTTCTCGCTGCCGCGCCAGTAGGCGGCCGCGTTGCGCATCAGTTTGAATGCCGGGATGAGGCGGGTGGTGGGCAGGTGGGGGCCTCGGCAGAGGTCCTTCCAGCACAGTTCGCCGGTCTTGGCGTCCAGGTTGTCGTAGATCGTCAGCTCGCCGGCGCCGACCTCGACGTCCGCGCCGTCCTCGGAGGATGCGGAGCCCTTGAGGCCGATCAGTTCCAGCTTGTACGGCTCCGAGGCGAGCTCGGCGCGGGCCTCCTCGTCGCTGACCACGCGGCGGGAGAACCTCTGGCCCCGCTTCTGGATCTCCTGCATCTTCTTCTCGACGGCCTTGAGGTCCTCGGGCGTGAACGGCTTCTCGACGTCGAAGTCGTAGTAGAAGCCGTCCTTGACCGGCGGGCCGATGCCCAGCTTGGCCTCGGGGAACAGCTCCTGCACGGCCTGGGCCATGACGTGCGCGGTGGAGTGGCGCAGGATGTTCAGGCCGTCCTCGGAGGTGAGCTCGACGGGCTCGATCTCCTCGCCGTCGCGCACCTCGTACGCGAGGTCCCTGAGCCGGCCGCCCACGCGGGCGGCGATCACCGAGCGCTCGCCGGGGAAGAGGTCGGCGGCCGTCGT
The DNA window shown above is from Streptomyces sp. NBC_00670 and carries:
- the pdxT gene encoding pyridoxal 5'-phosphate synthase glutaminase subunit PdxT, producing MNDTPVIGVLALQGDVREHLTALAVADAVARPVRRPDELAEVDGLVLPGGESTTISKLAVLFGLMDPLRARVRDGMPVYGTCAGMIMLADKILDPRSGQETIGGIDMIVRRNAFGRQNESFEAAVDVKGVAGAPVEGVFIRAPWVESVGAGTEVLAEHGGHIVAVRQGNALATSFHPELTGDHRMHALFVDMVRAERAAESL
- the pdxS gene encoding pyridoxal 5'-phosphate synthase lyase subunit PdxS; this translates as MSVTPPTPTPETGTARVKRGMAEQLKGGVIMDVVTPEQAKIAEDAGAVAVMALERVPADIRKDGGVARMSDPDMIEGIIGAVSIPVMAKSRIGHFVEAQVLQSLGVDYIDESEVLTPADEVNHSDKWAFTTPFVCGATNLGEALRRIAEGAAMIRSKGEAGTGNVVEAVRHLRRIKGEIAKLRGCDNNELYAAAKELRAPYELVKEVAELGKLPVVLFSAGGVATPADAALMRQLGAEGVFVGSGIFKSGDPAKRAAAIVKATTFYDDPKIIADASRDLGEAMVGINCDTLPETERYANRGW
- a CDS encoding glycosyltransferase family 4 protein → MRIGIVCPYSWDVPGGVQFHIRDLADYFLRQGHEVSVLAPADDDTPLPPYVVSAGRAVPVPYNGSVARLNFGFLSAARVRRWLHDGAFDVIHIHEPTSPSLGLLACWAAQGPIVATFHTSNPRSRAMIAAYAILQAALEKISARIAVSEYARRTLVEHLGGDAVVIPNGVDVDFFARAEPKPEWQGGTLGFMGRIDEPRKGLPVLMKALPKILAAHPEARLLVAGRGDEKEAVAGLPKELRDRVEFLGMISDEDKARFLRSVDVYVAPNTGGESFGIILVEAMSAGAPVLASDLDAFAQVLDHGSAGELFANEDADALADSATRLLGDAARRAELRERGSAHVRRFDWSTVGADILSVYETVTAGAAAVAAADDDRSPGLRARLGLARD
- a CDS encoding phosphatidylinositol mannoside acyltransferase; translation: MSGARERLTDALYGLGWSTVKKLPEPVAVRLGRTVADLAWKRRGKGVLRLEANYARVVPDAGPERLAALSRAGMRSYLRYWMESFRLPAWSAERVRGGFAPKDVHHLTDGLAAGNGVILALPHLANWDLAGAWVTTELQTPFTTVAERLKPETLYDRFVAYREGLGMEVLPHSGGSAFGALARRLRAGGLVCLVADRDLSASGVAVDFFGETARMPAGPALLAQQTGALLLPVTLWYDDSPVMQGRVHPPIEVPASGTRAEKTSVMTQALADAFASGIADHPEDWHMLQRLWLADLEPRRAQDQQGQREQPDEGGTALPGQDRTAPAGGEPS
- the pgsA gene encoding phosphatidylinositol phosphate synthase; this translates as MLNKYARAFFTRVLTPFASFLIRRGVSPDTVTLLGTAGVVAGALVFYPWGEFFWGTVVITLFVFSDLVDGNMARQLGRSSRWGAFLDSTLDRVADGAIFGGFALWYAGRGDDNLLCAVAIFCLASGQVVSYTKARGESIGLPVAVNGLVERAERLVISLVAAGFAGLHKFGVPGIQYLLPVALWIVAVGSLVTLIQRVVTVRRESAEAEAAAAAGAGESAAGHGSGARQ
- a CDS encoding elongation factor G-like protein EF-G2, with the translated sequence MGDKTHTHPGAAGRAPAADHPTSVRNVVLVGHSGSGKTTLVEALALTAGAVNRAGRVEDGGTVSDYDDIEHRQQRSVQLSLVPVEWDGIKVNLLDTPGYADFVGELRAGLRAADAALFVVSAADGVDGSTRMVWEECAAVGMPRALVITHLEAARADFEETTRVCAEAFGADDPDAVLPLYLPLHGAQGPDGHAPVTGLIGLLTQRLFDYASGERTESEPGPEQLPLIEEARNRLIEGIIAESEDETLMDRYLGGERIDVKTLIGDLERAVARGSFFPVLAAAPAADGARQGLGTVELLELITGGFPTPPERVAPTVTTPEGRERALKTCDPDGPLVAEVVKTASDPYVGRVSLVRVFSGTLRPDETVHVSGHGLTDRGHEDHDVDERIGALSTPFGKQQRPVTHCVAGDLACVAKLNRAETGDTLSAKDDPLLMEAWRMPDPLLPVAIQAHSKADEDKLSQGLARLVAEDPTMRLEQNQHTHQVVLWCLGEAHADVALERLRSRYGVQVDTVPHRVSLRETFAERSAGRGRHVKQSGGHGQFAICEIEVEPLPGGSGIEFVDKVVGGAVPRQFIPSVEKGVRAQAARGVVAGYPLVDVRVTLLDGKAHSVDSSDAAFQTAGALALREAAAGARIHLLEPVAEVSVLVGDDFVGAVMSDLSGRRGRVLGTEQMAGGGRGGGRTVVRAEVPEIEIGRYAVDLRSLSHGTARFDRVYARHEPMPAQVAERLRAEEREAS
- a CDS encoding HIT family protein, giving the protein MLHSMTSEPEQQIGVGTQDAFQRLWTPHRMAYIQGENKPTGPGSGDGCPFCSIPAKSDEDGLVIRRGEQVYAVLNLYPYNGGHLMTVPYRHVADYTDLTPAETAELGELTKQAMTALRTASGAQGFNIGMNQGAVAGAGIAAHLHQHIVPRWGGDTNFMPVVGHTRVLPQLLADTRKMLADAWPTA